One region of Natronorubrum aibiense genomic DNA includes:
- the gatB gene encoding Asp-tRNA(Asn)/Glu-tRNA(Gln) amidotransferase subunit GatB, which yields MTAQTVQQGDLVTVIGLEVHVQLETDTKIFCGCSTDQTDEPNENVCPVCLGLPGALPVLNEAAVEAAVKIGKAIDADIPEETRFHRKNYYYPDLPKNFQITQYDEPICQEGDLEISVEGQRRTVTIERAHLEEDPGSLQHVGGGGGIDSADYTLVDYNRAGTPLMEIVTAPDFRSPSEVRAFLAELEEVLEYLGVFDAERDGSLRIDANLSIIPEDEIQSDDVTEISDEALAAANRTEVKNISSHKGAEKALAYEETRQKNAIQRGRAVEQETRHWDESRGITVSMRSKEEEKDYRYFEEADLPPLRVSGWKDEIAIPELPTARRERFQDEYGLSEEAASKLTSTKQVADFYEDVAGEFDPDLAATWVADNLLGELNYRDMEITDLEGRLEDVNRLVELVADDEITAKNAHETVLRSMLDDGDAPDEIVDREGLGKTGEDEVQQAVIEAIDENPDAVADYESGDDGAINFLVGQVMQKTGGSADPGDVNQLLRAELEA from the coding sequence ATGACTGCCCAGACCGTCCAGCAGGGCGACCTCGTAACCGTCATCGGCCTCGAGGTCCACGTTCAGCTGGAGACCGACACGAAGATCTTCTGTGGGTGTTCGACCGACCAGACTGACGAGCCAAACGAGAACGTCTGTCCGGTCTGTCTCGGCCTGCCGGGGGCGCTGCCGGTGCTGAACGAGGCTGCCGTCGAGGCCGCCGTCAAGATCGGCAAGGCGATCGACGCCGACATCCCCGAGGAGACCCGCTTCCACCGGAAGAACTACTACTACCCCGACTTGCCCAAGAACTTCCAGATCACCCAGTACGACGAACCGATCTGTCAGGAAGGCGACCTCGAAATCAGCGTCGAGGGACAGCGCCGAACCGTCACGATCGAACGCGCCCACTTAGAGGAGGACCCGGGCAGCCTCCAGCACGTCGGCGGCGGTGGCGGCATCGATTCGGCCGACTACACGCTCGTCGACTACAACCGCGCGGGCACGCCGCTGATGGAGATCGTCACAGCACCGGACTTCCGCAGTCCGAGCGAGGTGCGGGCCTTCTTGGCCGAACTCGAGGAGGTGCTCGAGTATCTGGGCGTCTTCGACGCCGAGCGCGACGGCAGCCTGCGGATCGATGCCAACCTCTCGATCATCCCCGAAGACGAGATCCAAAGCGACGACGTCACCGAGATCAGTGACGAGGCGCTCGCCGCCGCAAATCGGACGGAGGTCAAGAACATCTCGAGTCACAAGGGTGCCGAGAAGGCGCTGGCTTACGAGGAGACTCGCCAGAAAAACGCGATCCAGCGCGGGCGCGCGGTCGAACAGGAGACCCGCCACTGGGACGAGTCTCGGGGAATCACGGTCTCGATGCGCTCGAAAGAAGAGGAAAAGGATTACCGCTACTTCGAGGAGGCCGATCTCCCGCCGCTTCGCGTCTCGGGCTGGAAAGACGAGATCGCGATCCCCGAACTCCCGACGGCGCGCCGCGAGCGATTCCAAGACGAGTACGGGCTGAGCGAGGAGGCCGCCTCGAAACTCACCTCGACGAAGCAGGTCGCGGACTTCTACGAGGACGTCGCCGGCGAGTTCGACCCCGATCTGGCGGCGACGTGGGTCGCGGACAACCTGCTGGGCGAACTCAACTACCGCGATATGGAAATTACGGACCTCGAGGGCCGCCTTGAGGACGTCAACCGACTCGTCGAACTCGTCGCCGACGACGAGATTACGGCGAAAAACGCCCACGAGACGGTGTTGCGATCGATGCTCGACGACGGGGACGCCCCCGACGAGATCGTCGACCGAGAAGGACTGGGCAAGACCGGCGAGGACGAGGTCCAGCAAGCGGTCATCGAGGCGATCGACGAGAACCCCGACGCCGTCGCTGATTACGAGTCCGGCGACGACGGCGCGATCAACTTCCTCGTCGGACAGGTGATGCAAAAGACCGGTGGCAGCGCCGACCCCGGCGACGTCAATCAATTGCTGCGAGCCGAACTCGAGGCGTAA
- a CDS encoding branched-chain amino acid ABC transporter permease → MSSATDRLSTVTGRLDQSLQPLANGFNRLFGSYVGELNGLQFVFVFGSLAAVVTAPFWGTFGLVRAMTVAAIWAIFAMSWDIQSGYTGYISFGHSVLSGAAAYTTAMLIHNVDPGLPMAITIPLSILAALVVGLLISLPSLRLSGPYFSLITFVAVLIFYRLIPSFSSYTGGETGIQSVEVFTYDPIVRYYYMIVPMLVIAVVLTLIARSNIGLILVSIRENEAAVNAAGIDATKFKIFAFALSSLPMGIGGVLLVHFTGGVDPTTFIAVDRSIEMIAMAVLGGMSSVLGPLGGAFFLIVLRDYVLTDLAGLSSPARWTIFWSLVLVVLVFARDGLFRKLWHGLERYGGGGGRP, encoded by the coding sequence ATGAGTAGCGCAACCGATCGCCTCAGTACGGTAACGGGACGACTCGATCAATCGCTGCAGCCGCTGGCGAACGGCTTCAACCGACTGTTCGGTTCCTACGTCGGCGAACTCAACGGGCTACAGTTCGTGTTCGTCTTCGGCTCGCTCGCCGCCGTGGTGACGGCACCGTTCTGGGGCACGTTCGGGCTCGTCAGAGCGATGACGGTCGCAGCGATCTGGGCGATCTTCGCGATGAGCTGGGATATCCAGAGCGGCTACACCGGCTACATCAGCTTCGGACACTCCGTGCTCTCTGGGGCAGCGGCGTACACGACAGCGATGTTGATCCACAACGTCGATCCGGGGCTTCCGATGGCGATCACGATTCCGCTGTCCATTCTGGCCGCACTCGTGGTTGGGCTGCTTATCTCGCTGCCGTCGCTTCGCCTCTCCGGGCCGTACTTCTCGTTGATCACGTTCGTCGCGGTGTTGATCTTCTACCGGCTGATCCCCTCGTTCAGTTCCTACACGGGCGGCGAAACGGGGATTCAATCCGTCGAGGTCTTCACCTACGACCCGATCGTCCGCTACTACTACATGATCGTGCCGATGCTCGTGATCGCCGTCGTGCTTACGCTCATCGCGCGGTCGAATATCGGCCTGATCCTCGTGTCGATCCGCGAGAACGAAGCCGCGGTCAACGCAGCCGGTATCGACGCGACGAAGTTCAAGATCTTCGCGTTCGCGCTGAGTTCGCTCCCGATGGGGATCGGTGGCGTCTTGCTGGTTCACTTCACCGGCGGCGTCGATCCGACGACGTTCATCGCCGTCGACCGCAGCATCGAGATGATCGCGATGGCCGTCCTCGGCGGCATGAGTTCGGTTCTCGGCCCGCTGGGTGGCGCGTTCTTCCTCATCGTGTTGCGAGATTACGTCCTCACCGACCTCGCAGGCCTCTCGTCGCCGGCTCGGTGGACGATCTTCTGGTCGCTCGTGTTGGTCGTGCTAGTGTTCGCCCGAGATGGCCTGTTCCGAAAACTCTGGCACGGCCTCGAGCGCTACGGCGGCGGAGGTGGTCGGCCGTGA
- a CDS encoding ABC transporter ATP-binding protein, protein MAHLELQDVHVRYGKSQALKGISLSVEEGEIYGVIGPNGAGKTTMLNAIAGFVDYEGQITYDGTDLAGVSSQQVVRDGLVYCTEDRDLFPFFSVHENLLMGAQFRDDRAAVEDDLEMVYDLFPRLDERREQEAETMSGGEQQMLAIGRALLSDPDMLMLDEPTIGLAPVIIQDISAAIERLQDEGLTILLAEQNSTFALRHAERLSLIETGEIELEGTADEFHDNEYVREAYVGVH, encoded by the coding sequence ATGGCACACCTCGAATTACAGGACGTTCACGTCCGCTACGGCAAATCCCAAGCACTGAAAGGCATCTCACTGTCGGTCGAAGAAGGCGAAATCTACGGTGTGATCGGGCCCAACGGGGCCGGAAAAACGACCATGTTGAACGCGATCGCCGGCTTCGTCGACTACGAGGGGCAGATCACCTACGACGGCACCGATCTGGCCGGAGTTTCCTCACAGCAGGTCGTTCGAGACGGACTGGTGTACTGTACCGAAGACCGGGACCTGTTCCCGTTCTTTTCCGTTCACGAGAATCTGCTGATGGGGGCCCAGTTCCGCGACGACCGCGCTGCGGTCGAAGACGACCTCGAGATGGTGTACGACCTGTTCCCGCGGCTCGACGAACGCCGCGAACAGGAAGCCGAGACGATGAGCGGCGGCGAACAACAGATGCTCGCCATCGGCCGGGCGCTGCTGAGCGATCCCGACATGCTGATGCTCGACGAGCCGACGATCGGCCTCGCGCCGGTCATCATCCAGGACATCAGCGCGGCGATCGAGCGCCTGCAAGACGAGGGGCTGACGATCCTGCTGGCCGAACAGAACTCCACGTTCGCGTTGCGCCACGCCGAACGGCTCTCGCTGATCGAAACCGGCGAGATCGAACTCGAGGGGACGGCCGACGAGTTCCACGACAACGAGTACGTTCGCGAGGCGTACGTTGGCGTGCACTGA
- a CDS encoding ABC transporter ATP-binding protein, whose product MSLLEIDGVTKRFGGLVAVNDVSFGVDRGEIVGLIGPNGSGKSTVFNCIMSIYDVTEGSITFDGTDITDHRTHEVVNSGVSRVSQESNPIKSMPVAGNIQLFTLPNSIVSFGGGASDGEIYEYAARVDIENKLEEMPDELPHADVRRLEVAKALATEPELLLLDEPFAGMNQAEITDLAATFERFREAGITIVIVDHNMGGLMDLVDRAVVLNNGDKLMEGTPTQVTEDTRVQKAYLGTAEEA is encoded by the coding sequence GTGAGCCTGCTCGAGATCGACGGTGTCACAAAGCGCTTCGGCGGCCTCGTCGCGGTCAACGACGTCTCCTTCGGGGTCGACCGCGGCGAGATCGTCGGCCTGATCGGACCAAACGGCTCGGGCAAGTCGACGGTGTTCAACTGCATCATGAGCATCTACGACGTCACCGAAGGGTCGATCACCTTCGACGGGACCGACATCACCGACCACCGAACTCACGAGGTGGTCAACAGCGGTGTCTCGCGTGTCTCACAGGAATCGAACCCGATCAAATCGATGCCCGTCGCGGGCAACATTCAGCTGTTTACGCTGCCCAACAGCATCGTCTCGTTCGGCGGCGGCGCGAGTGACGGCGAGATCTACGAGTACGCGGCCCGCGTCGACATCGAAAACAAACTCGAGGAGATGCCCGACGAACTGCCACACGCCGACGTTCGTCGCCTCGAGGTCGCGAAAGCGCTCGCGACCGAGCCGGAGCTGTTGTTGCTCGACGAGCCGTTCGCAGGCATGAATCAGGCCGAGATCACCGACCTCGCGGCGACGTTCGAACGGTTCCGCGAGGCGGGTATCACGATCGTCATCGTCGACCACAACATGGGCGGGCTGATGGACCTGGTCGACCGGGCGGTCGTCCTCAACAACGGCGACAAACTCATGGAAGGCACACCGACACAGGTAACGGAAGACACGCGCGTCCAGAAAGCATACCTCGGGACCGCGGAGGAAGCGTAG
- a CDS encoding ABC transporter substrate-binding protein — protein sequence MTNEDNNTAEYNSTGNETVGRRTFLAATGAATVTTSLAGCLGGISGGGDDVFRIGHLGPTELEMGRGAERSAQLAVDELNDNGGILGQDVELLSEDTGGAPTEGERVTENLIQQDNVDLLVGTFVSEVTQGIIDFVAEMDVPFLITGSADPDTITENHGEDYDHYKNVFRTGPINSDLQAEGMAGYATYLNEEYGWENFSILADDAAWTTSFRDILPTQIEETDGLSVVHEDRMSVETDNFTPFLDAADSADADVVFRFIAHGGAAAFTSTWAQNEYPFALEGVSVPGMSPEFWDATEGACLYETTSQSGAGGVAPLTERSMDFVDAYEAEYGDEEPPSKPMYMGFNSYDAVLFYAEAAEAADTVDYESDLDAIVDAMLDLEFTGAAGSVSLYGPDSEYPHDVRETRTEDGIISNFPITQWQPDGDDGVVECVYPQADATADHVEPEWL from the coding sequence ATGACTAACGAAGATAATAATACGGCAGAATACAATAGTACTGGTAACGAAACGGTCGGGCGGCGGACGTTTCTGGCTGCGACGGGAGCGGCGACAGTGACGACGTCACTGGCCGGCTGTCTCGGTGGTATCAGCGGTGGCGGCGACGACGTGTTCCGGATCGGGCATCTCGGCCCGACGGAACTCGAGATGGGGCGCGGTGCCGAGCGAAGCGCACAGCTTGCGGTCGACGAACTGAACGACAACGGCGGGATACTCGGCCAAGACGTCGAGTTGCTCTCGGAAGACACCGGCGGCGCACCGACCGAAGGGGAGCGCGTCACCGAGAACCTGATCCAGCAGGACAACGTCGACCTGCTTGTCGGGACGTTCGTCAGCGAAGTCACACAGGGAATCATCGATTTCGTCGCGGAGATGGACGTCCCGTTCCTGATCACCGGCTCCGCGGACCCGGACACGATTACCGAGAACCACGGCGAAGATTACGACCACTACAAGAACGTCTTCCGGACCGGCCCGATCAACTCCGATCTCCAGGCCGAAGGCATGGCCGGCTACGCGACCTATCTCAACGAGGAGTACGGCTGGGAGAACTTCTCCATTCTGGCCGACGACGCCGCCTGGACCACGTCGTTCCGGGACATCCTTCCCACCCAGATCGAAGAGACCGACGGGCTCTCGGTCGTACACGAGGATCGCATGTCCGTCGAGACGGACAACTTCACACCCTTCCTCGACGCCGCCGACAGCGCGGATGCCGACGTCGTCTTCCGATTTATCGCTCACGGCGGGGCAGCGGCGTTTACCAGCACCTGGGCCCAAAACGAGTACCCGTTCGCACTCGAGGGCGTCAGCGTGCCGGGCATGTCCCCCGAGTTCTGGGACGCGACCGAGGGGGCCTGTCTGTACGAAACGACGTCCCAGTCTGGGGCCGGCGGCGTCGCCCCGCTGACCGAGCGCTCGATGGACTTCGTCGACGCGTACGAAGCCGAGTACGGCGACGAAGAGCCGCCGAGCAAGCCGATGTACATGGGTTTCAATTCCTACGACGCGGTGTTGTTCTACGCCGAGGCGGCCGAAGCCGCCGACACGGTCGACTACGAGAGCGATCTCGACGCTATCGTCGACGCGATGCTCGACCTCGAGTTCACCGGTGCTGCCGGTTCGGTTTCGCTCTACGGGCCGGACTCGGAATACCCACACGACGTCAGAGAGACCAGAACCGAGGACGGGATCATTTCGAACTTCCCGATCACACAGTGGCAACCGGACGGGGACGACGGCGTCGTCGAATGTGTCTACCCGCAAGCGGACGCGACTGCAGATCACGTCGAACCCGAGTGGCTCTAA
- a CDS encoding transporter, whose amino-acid sequence MVRVSTIVILAGIGLLLIPIPPVATILGILVILLGIVLRLVTDL is encoded by the coding sequence ATGGTCAGAGTTTCGACGATCGTGATCCTCGCCGGTATCGGCCTGCTACTGATCCCGATTCCACCAGTCGCGACGATCCTCGGGATTCTCGTGATTCTGCTCGGGATCGTCCTCAGGCTGGTAACGGATCTATAG
- a CDS encoding acyl-CoA thioesterase, translated as MGTTDNTGQSDFQPVFENRVRFAETDQQGIVFYGEYFTFQDEAVSQLFRDIDYDYDRMHEDGWQVHVANTELNYRNAAEFGDVIVNELRVAEIGTASFTVDYRAKRAADDQLLVDGSVTHVAVDLETERPTRVPDAFREGVTAFQGGLPDS; from the coding sequence ATGGGAACCACCGACAATACCGGACAGTCCGACTTTCAACCCGTCTTCGAAAACCGCGTCCGCTTCGCCGAAACCGACCAGCAGGGAATCGTCTTCTACGGCGAGTACTTCACGTTTCAGGACGAGGCCGTCTCCCAACTCTTTCGGGATATCGACTACGACTACGACCGGATGCACGAGGATGGCTGGCAGGTCCACGTCGCCAACACGGAACTGAACTACCGCAACGCGGCCGAGTTCGGCGACGTCATCGTCAACGAACTGCGGGTCGCCGAGATCGGCACGGCGAGTTTCACCGTCGACTACCGGGCCAAACGGGCGGCCGACGACCAGCTTCTCGTCGACGGCAGCGTCACGCACGTCGCCGTCGACCTCGAGACCGAGCGACCGACTCGCGTTCCCGATGCGTTCCGAGAAGGCGTCACGGCGTTTCAGGGTGGCCTCCCCGACAGCTGA
- a CDS encoding FAD-binding and (Fe-S)-binding domain-containing protein, translating into MTITPPNQLDPATDPEANYDYRSDDVDRPDLLAALEARVDGDVRFDSYSRRMYATDASIYDVTPVGVVFPTSTDDVASVVSYCAEQGIPVLPRGGGTSLAGQTVNEAVVLDFTTYMDGVVNIDPDERRATAQSGIYLGSLNEALVPHDLKFAPDPAWGDKSALGGAIGNNSTGAHSLQYGKTDAYVEEVEVVLADGTVTTFGEVALEELPELADGDDLESAIYAEVARILDEQGELIDEQYPDLKRNVSGYNLDWLVEDAYGGERGIGEPDAEGGTVNLAKLLCGSEGTLAIVTEATVSLEPIPEEKSMALLAYDSVLEAMDDVEPIVDHDPAAVEVLDDVMIDLARDTPEFAPVTEMLPDGTAAVLIVEFYADDVADGKRKVANLLADRCPTVDPEGEADDEDERTTTASEVLAFDAIEAYDADSRAKIWKLRKSGLPILLSRTTDEKHVAFIEDTGIPPENLRAFVADFQEVLEDHNTYASFYAHAGPGVLHIRPLVNTKTEAGLEDMESITDAVTNLVVEYDGSVSGEHGDGRARTQWNRKLYGEELWGTFQELKTAFDPDWLLNPGQVVFRDDDPTDMTENHRFGPDYEFNAGFDPVLEWDNDQGFQGMAELCHGCGGCRGEQSTTGGVMCPTFRAEDEEILSTRGRANMLRAAMSGELDPDEQFDDEFVEEVLDLCIGCKGCKHDCPSGVDMAKMKAELTYEHHKRNGTSLRDRFFTNFDTLAKVGSATAPVSNWAANLPGSGLLTEKLLGISRERDLPTFRRNTFAKRVADHRPAVAAREADRRVVLVPDVYTNHEYPEAGEAALAVLEAAGVHVEIADPRDVGRPAYSKGLLDQAAENATDTVHELLPYVEDGYDVVLIEPSDAVMVQSDYLDLFDHPEVEAVAENTYGICEYIDRFGLDAEIEFDAPDEHLAYHGHCHQKAHAKDHHAVGVLRRAGYAVDPLDSTCCGMAGSFGYEVEHYSMSKAIGEVLYEQVDDSTGERVVAPGASCRTQLEERPGATEEPPTPIEVVAAALE; encoded by the coding sequence ATGACAATCACACCACCGAACCAACTCGATCCAGCGACTGACCCCGAAGCGAACTACGACTACCGGAGCGACGACGTCGACCGGCCCGACCTGCTCGCGGCCTTAGAGGCCCGCGTCGATGGCGACGTTCGTTTCGATAGCTACTCGAGGCGGATGTACGCGACCGACGCGAGTATCTACGACGTGACGCCGGTCGGTGTCGTCTTCCCGACGTCGACCGACGACGTCGCGAGCGTCGTCTCCTACTGTGCCGAGCAGGGAATTCCCGTTCTCCCGCGCGGTGGTGGGACGAGTCTCGCCGGGCAGACGGTCAACGAGGCCGTTGTCCTCGATTTCACGACGTACATGGACGGTGTCGTGAACATCGATCCCGACGAGCGGCGGGCGACCGCCCAGTCGGGAATCTACCTCGGCTCGCTCAACGAGGCGCTTGTCCCCCACGACCTGAAGTTCGCACCCGACCCCGCCTGGGGCGACAAGAGCGCACTTGGCGGCGCGATCGGCAACAACTCGACCGGCGCACACTCGCTGCAGTACGGCAAGACCGACGCCTACGTCGAGGAAGTCGAGGTCGTCCTCGCGGACGGCACCGTCACCACCTTCGGCGAAGTCGCCCTCGAGGAGTTGCCCGAACTCGCCGACGGTGACGACCTCGAGTCGGCGATCTACGCCGAAGTCGCCCGGATTCTCGACGAACAGGGCGAGCTGATCGACGAGCAGTACCCCGACCTGAAACGTAACGTCTCGGGGTACAATCTGGACTGGCTCGTCGAGGACGCCTACGGCGGCGAGCGCGGCATCGGCGAACCCGACGCCGAGGGTGGGACGGTCAACCTCGCGAAACTGCTCTGTGGCAGCGAGGGGACGCTCGCGATCGTCACCGAGGCGACTGTCTCGCTCGAGCCCATTCCGGAAGAAAAGAGCATGGCCTTGCTCGCTTACGACAGCGTCCTCGAGGCGATGGACGACGTCGAGCCGATCGTCGACCACGACCCGGCGGCGGTCGAGGTGCTCGACGACGTGATGATCGACCTCGCCCGGGACACCCCCGAGTTCGCGCCCGTCACCGAGATGCTTCCGGACGGAACGGCCGCGGTCCTGATCGTCGAGTTCTACGCCGACGACGTCGCCGACGGCAAACGGAAGGTGGCGAACCTGCTCGCGGATCGCTGTCCGACCGTCGACCCCGAAGGCGAGGCCGACGACGAGGACGAGCGAACGACCACCGCAAGCGAGGTGCTCGCGTTCGACGCCATCGAGGCCTACGACGCCGACAGTCGTGCGAAGATCTGGAAGCTGCGCAAGTCCGGCCTCCCGATCTTGCTCTCGCGGACGACCGACGAGAAACACGTCGCCTTCATCGAGGACACCGGCATCCCGCCGGAGAATCTCCGGGCGTTCGTCGCCGACTTTCAGGAGGTTCTCGAGGACCACAACACCTACGCCAGCTTCTACGCCCACGCCGGACCGGGCGTCCTCCACATCCGCCCGCTCGTGAACACGAAGACTGAGGCGGGGCTCGAGGACATGGAGTCGATCACCGATGCCGTCACCAATCTCGTCGTCGAGTACGACGGCTCCGTTTCGGGCGAACACGGCGACGGGCGCGCCCGAACCCAGTGGAACCGCAAGCTCTACGGCGAGGAACTCTGGGGGACTTTTCAGGAACTCAAGACGGCGTTCGACCCCGACTGGCTGCTCAACCCTGGGCAGGTCGTCTTCCGCGACGATGATCCGACGGACATGACCGAAAATCACCGCTTCGGCCCCGACTACGAGTTCAACGCCGGCTTCGACCCAGTGCTCGAGTGGGACAACGACCAGGGCTTTCAGGGGATGGCCGAACTCTGTCACGGCTGTGGCGGCTGTCGCGGCGAACAGTCCACGACCGGCGGCGTGATGTGCCCGACGTTCCGGGCCGAAGACGAGGAGATCCTCTCAACGCGCGGCCGCGCGAACATGCTCCGGGCGGCGATGAGCGGCGAGTTGGATCCCGACGAGCAGTTCGACGACGAGTTCGTCGAGGAGGTACTCGACCTCTGTATCGGCTGTAAGGGCTGTAAACACGACTGCCCGAGCGGGGTCGACATGGCCAAAATGAAGGCCGAACTCACCTACGAACACCACAAGCGAAACGGGACATCGCTTCGCGACCGGTTCTTTACGAACTTCGATACGCTCGCGAAAGTCGGCTCCGCCACCGCTCCCGTCTCGAACTGGGCAGCGAATCTGCCCGGCAGCGGTCTGCTCACCGAGAAACTACTGGGGATCTCCCGGGAGCGTGACCTGCCGACGTTCCGGCGCAACACGTTCGCGAAACGCGTCGCGGACCACCGACCCGCCGTAGCCGCCCGCGAGGCCGACCGTCGCGTCGTCCTCGTTCCCGACGTCTACACCAACCACGAGTATCCCGAGGCCGGAGAGGCCGCCCTCGCAGTGCTCGAGGCCGCGGGCGTCCACGTCGAAATTGCCGACCCGCGCGACGTTGGTCGACCGGCGTACTCGAAAGGGCTGCTCGATCAGGCCGCCGAAAACGCGACCGACACCGTCCACGAACTCCTGCCGTACGTCGAGGACGGCTACGACGTCGTGCTGATCGAGCCCTCTGACGCCGTTATGGTCCAGTCGGACTACCTCGACCTGTTCGATCACCCGGAGGTCGAGGCGGTCGCCGAGAATACCTACGGCATCTGTGAGTACATCGACCGGTTCGGTCTCGACGCCGAGATCGAGTTCGACGCGCCCGACGAGCACCTCGCCTACCACGGCCACTGCCACCAGAAAGCTCACGCGAAAGACCATCATGCGGTCGGCGTCCTCCGGCGGGCCGGCTACGCGGTCGATCCGCTCGACTCGACGTGCTGTGGGATGGCCGGCAGTTTCGGCTACGAGGTCGAACACTACTCGATGAGTAAGGCAATCGGTGAGGTCCTCTACGAACAGGTCGACGACAGCACGGGCGAGCGCGTCGTCGCCCCCGGCGCGTCTTGTCGGACCCAACTCGAGGAGCGTCCCGGCGCGACCGAAGAACCGCCGACACCGATCGAAGTCGTCGCCGCGGCGCTCGAGTAA
- a CDS encoding branched-chain amino acid ABC transporter permease, which yields MIGQLLSILVLGAMISAVYALVAIGFTMIFGVGGVLNLAHGALIMIGAFAYLALTSTAGTISLPPIVGFVLAVAITAGASYVLYAGLVSYIEDNIVITFLATVVVALLVTEVIIIRFGASPSQLIPVVAGSITLEVVGTRIRYVELVAFVVSWIAIGLLWYYVTKTDEGRSILATSMSRRGAELTGVDLETVKSRTWLIAGAFAGIAGVFIGTLQSTAPEMWLNPLALAFIIVVIGGIGSIKGSVVAAYLIGYLETASIEILGPSFQGVLSLIVLAAVLLVLPQGLYGRELVHE from the coding sequence ATGATAGGACAATTACTCTCGATTCTGGTGTTAGGGGCCATGATCAGCGCCGTCTACGCGCTGGTCGCCATCGGCTTTACGATGATCTTCGGTGTCGGCGGCGTGTTGAACCTCGCACACGGCGCGTTGATCATGATCGGTGCCTTCGCGTACCTCGCGCTTACGTCGACTGCCGGGACAATCTCGCTACCGCCGATCGTCGGCTTCGTCCTCGCAGTCGCGATTACGGCCGGTGCGTCGTACGTGCTGTACGCGGGCCTCGTCTCGTACATCGAAGACAACATCGTCATCACGTTTCTCGCGACGGTCGTCGTCGCGCTCTTGGTGACCGAAGTGATCATCATCCGCTTCGGGGCTTCCCCCTCACAGCTGATTCCGGTCGTGGCCGGCTCGATTACCCTCGAGGTCGTTGGCACCCGGATTCGGTACGTGGAACTGGTTGCCTTCGTCGTCTCGTGGATCGCGATCGGGTTGCTCTGGTACTACGTGACGAAAACCGACGAAGGACGGTCGATCCTTGCCACGTCGATGAGCAGGCGCGGGGCGGAGCTCACGGGCGTCGACCTCGAGACGGTCAAATCCCGAACCTGGCTGATCGCCGGCGCGTTCGCCGGGATCGCCGGCGTCTTCATTGGGACGTTGCAGTCGACGGCCCCGGAGATGTGGCTCAATCCGCTGGCGCTCGCCTTTATCATCGTCGTGATCGGCGGCATCGGCAGCATCAAGGGCTCGGTCGTCGCCGCGTACCTGATCGGCTACCTCGAGACGGCCTCGATCGAGATCCTCGGGCCGAGCTTTCAGGGCGTCCTCTCACTGATCGTTCTGGCCGCCGTCTTGCTCGTCTTACCGCAGGGTCTCTACGGGAGGGAGCTCGTCCATGAGTAG